The Chlorocebus sabaeus isolate Y175 chromosome 16, mChlSab1.0.hap1, whole genome shotgun sequence genome window below encodes:
- the FDXR gene encoding NADPH:adrenodoxin oxidoreductase, mitochondrial isoform X7 produces the protein MEDKDREHPQAHVDIYEKQPVPFGLVRFGVAPDHPEVKNVINTFTQTAHSGRCAFWGNVEVGRDVTVPELREAYHAVVLSYGAEDHRALEIPGEELPGVCSARAFVGWYNGLPENRELEPDLCCDTAVILGQGNVALDVARILLTPPEHLEALLLCQRTDITKAALGVLRQSRVKTVWLVGRRGPLQVAFTIKELREMIQLPGARPILDPADFLGLQDKIKEVPRPRKRLTELLLRTATEKPGPEEAARRASASRAWGLRFFRSPQQVLPSPDGRRAAGVRLAVTRLEGVGEATRAVPTGDMEDLPCGLVLSSVGYKSRPVDPSVPFDSELGVIPNVEGRVMDVPGLYCSGWVKRGPTGVIATTMTDSFLTGQMLLQDLKAGLLPSGPRPGYAAIQALLSSRGVRPVSFSDWEKLDAEEVARGQGTGKPREKLVDPQEMLRLLGH, from the exons ATGGAAGATAAGGATAGAGAG CACCCCCAGGCCCACGTGGACATCTACGAGAAGCAGCCCGTGCCCTTTGGCCTGGTGCGCTTTGGCGTGGCGCCTGATCACCCCGAGGTGAAG AATGTCATCAACACATTTACCCAGACGGCCCACTCTGGCCGCTGTGCCTTCTGGGGCAACGTGGAGGTGGGCAGGGACGTGACGGTGCCGGAGCTGCGGGAGGCCTACCATGCTGTGGTGCTG AGCTACGGGGCAGAGGACCATCGGGCCCTGGAAATTCCTGGTGAGGAGCTGCCAGGTGTGTGTTCTGCCCGGGCCTTCGTGGGCTGGTACAACGGGCTTCCTGAGAACCGGGAG CTGGAGCCAGACTTGTGCTGTGACACAGCCGTGATTCTGGGGCAGGGGAACGTGGCTCTGGATGTGGCCCGCATCCTACTGACCCCACCTGAGCACCTGGAG GCCCTCCTTTTGTGCCAGAGAACGGACATCACGAAGGCAGCCCTGGGTGTCCTGAGGCAGAGTCGagtgaagacagtgtggctagtGGGCCGGCGTGGACCCCTGCAAGTGGCCTTCACCATTAAG GAGCTTCGGGAGATGATTCAGTTACCGGGAGCGAGGCCCATTTTGGATCCTGCGGATTTCTTGGGCCTCCAGGACAAGATCAAGG AGGTCCCCCGCCCAAGGAAGCGACTGACGGAACTGCTGCTTCGAACGGCCACGGAGAAGCCAGGGCCGGAGGAGGCTGCCCGCCGGGCATCAGCCTCCCGTGCCTGGGGCCTCCGCTTTTTCCGAAGCCCGcagcaggtgctgccctcaccaGATGGGCGGCGGGCGGCAGGTGTCCGCCTGGCAGTCACTAGACTGGAG GGTGTCGGTGAGGCCACCCGTGCAGTGCCCACGGGCGACATGGAAGACCTCCCTTGTGGGCTGGTGCTCAGCAGCGTTGGGTATAAGAGCCGCCCTGTCGACCCAAGCGTGCCCTTTGACTCCGAGCTTGGGGTCATCCCCAATGTGGAGGGCCGGGTTATGGATGTGCCAG GCCTCTACTGCAGCGGCTGGGTAAAGAGAGGACCTACAGGTGTCATAGCCACAACCATGACTGACAGCTTCCTCACTGGCCAGATGTTGCTGCAGGACCTGAAGGCTGGGCTGCTCCCCTCGGGCCCCAGGCCTGGCTACGCCGCCATCCAGGCCCTGCTCAGCAGCCGAG GGGTCCGGCCAGTCTCTTTCTCAGACTGGGAGAAGCTGGATGCTGAGGAGGTGGCCCGGGGCCAGGGCACAGGGAAGCCCAGGGAGAAGCTGGTGGATCCTCAAGAGATGCTGCGCCTGCTGGGGCACTGA